One Halovivax ruber XH-70 genomic region harbors:
- a CDS encoding helix-turn-helix domain-containing protein, whose translation MSTIAEFRIPAADLVLADSFDRLSDLSVQLESSISRTVPSLWIAGAGAEAVTDALAADASVAAAELLIETPDRLLYDVEPSTATRTRFDRLLEADATVLDATGRSGWWQLEMRFPDRNALADTHDRLDEAGTAVEIVRVSQLGGGPTAHPRLTPEQREALVAAFEHGYFEIPRRTSMEELAAELGISHQALSERLRRAYETLVDAELQPAGEHAP comes from the coding sequence ATGTCTACGATCGCAGAGTTTCGAATCCCCGCCGCCGATCTGGTCCTCGCGGACTCGTTCGATCGCCTCTCCGACCTGTCGGTCCAGCTCGAGTCCTCGATCTCCCGGACGGTCCCCTCGCTGTGGATCGCCGGGGCGGGGGCCGAGGCGGTGACGGACGCACTCGCCGCTGACGCGTCGGTGGCAGCAGCGGAACTCTTGATCGAGACGCCCGACCGACTACTCTACGACGTCGAACCGTCCACGGCGACCCGTACCCGCTTCGATCGGTTGCTCGAGGCCGACGCGACCGTTCTCGACGCGACGGGGCGATCGGGCTGGTGGCAACTCGAGATGCGGTTTCCGGACCGGAACGCGCTCGCCGACACCCACGACCGACTCGACGAGGCCGGGACGGCGGTCGAGATCGTCCGCGTCTCACAGCTCGGCGGTGGCCCGACGGCACACCCGCGGCTCACCCCCGAACAGCGCGAAGCGCTCGTCGCGGCGTTCGAACACGGCTACTTCGAGATCCCCAGACGGACGTCGATGGAAGAACTGGCCGCCGAACTGGGAATTTCCCATCAGGCACTCTCCGAACGATTGCGCCGCGCCTACGAGACCCTCGTCGATGCGGAACTACAACCCGCCGGCGAGCACGCCCCCTGA
- a CDS encoding Hsp20/alpha crystallin family protein translates to MAGIRDALRELPSDVFYDLLADEDAYLLVVDLPGVSATTLDVTVDAGALHVDATRELTHPDDFEYVEENRPDRRELTISLPDDADGDAVETDIDRGVLEVTIPKLDATAIDVVDEDGAT, encoded by the coding sequence ATGGCTGGTATTCGCGATGCACTCCGGGAGCTTCCGAGCGACGTCTTCTACGATCTGCTCGCGGACGAGGACGCCTACCTGCTCGTCGTCGACCTCCCCGGCGTCTCCGCGACGACGCTCGACGTCACCGTCGACGCCGGGGCCCTCCACGTCGACGCGACACGAGAACTCACCCACCCCGACGACTTCGAGTACGTCGAGGAGAATCGGCCGGATCGTCGCGAACTGACCATCTCGTTGCCCGACGACGCAGACGGCGATGCCGTCGAAACCGACATCGACCGCGGCGTCCTCGAGGTGACGATTCCGAAGCTGGACGCGACGGCGATCGACGTCGTCGACGAAGACGGAGCCACCTGA
- the hemA gene encoding glutamyl-tRNA reductase, with protein sequence MTISGVVSSARVTHDTAAVDELAAATPESQPAAVSQLLSAPGCREAYVLATCNRVEAYVVTETARDGWDILATFFDDAPDRVVETAAHEDSLTHLLRVASGLESVVLGEDQIIGQVRTAYEDATAVGGVGDLLEPAVTKAIHVGERARTETTINEGIVSLGSAAVELAGETIDVDGVDALVVGAGEMGQLAARALESSTVGHLTIANRTIERAESVRETIETPGTAVPLSALAAHASEATLIVTATGSDEPVLGPDDVGDHEQVIVDLGQPRDVDPATGSMPETTVYDLDDLESLTRKTREQRQTAADEVESMIEREFGNLLMQLKRARADEAIAAMYESATRIKDREVQTALHRLEDRGSVSDEEREIVESMADAVVNQLLSAPTESLRDAAVDDDWETIDTALRLFNPAENGGEPEPTSRNTPVEHALGAAEDD encoded by the coding sequence GTGACGATCAGCGGCGTCGTCTCCAGTGCTCGCGTGACGCACGACACGGCAGCCGTCGACGAGCTGGCAGCGGCGACCCCGGAGAGCCAACCCGCTGCCGTCTCACAGCTGTTGTCGGCTCCGGGGTGTCGGGAAGCGTACGTTCTCGCGACCTGCAATCGCGTCGAAGCCTACGTCGTCACCGAGACGGCACGCGACGGCTGGGATATACTCGCGACGTTCTTCGACGATGCCCCCGATCGAGTGGTCGAAACGGCCGCCCACGAGGACAGCCTCACTCACCTGCTCCGCGTTGCGAGCGGGCTGGAATCGGTCGTCCTCGGCGAGGACCAGATCATCGGCCAGGTGCGGACGGCCTACGAGGACGCGACCGCCGTCGGCGGCGTTGGCGACCTGCTCGAACCGGCCGTGACGAAGGCGATCCACGTCGGCGAACGGGCCCGGACCGAGACGACGATCAACGAGGGAATCGTCTCGCTCGGCTCCGCAGCCGTCGAACTCGCCGGCGAGACGATCGACGTCGACGGCGTCGACGCGCTCGTGGTCGGCGCCGGCGAGATGGGACAACTCGCCGCCCGGGCGCTCGAATCGAGCACTGTCGGCCATCTCACGATCGCCAACCGGACGATCGAACGTGCGGAGTCCGTACGAGAAACGATCGAGACGCCAGGAACGGCCGTCCCGCTCTCGGCGCTCGCGGCACACGCGAGCGAGGCGACGCTTATCGTGACTGCGACAGGGAGCGACGAGCCGGTCCTCGGCCCCGACGACGTCGGCGACCACGAGCAAGTGATCGTCGACCTCGGCCAGCCGCGTGACGTCGATCCCGCGACAGGATCGATGCCGGAGACGACCGTCTACGACCTCGACGATCTCGAGTCGCTCACGCGGAAGACCCGGGAACAACGCCAGACGGCCGCCGACGAGGTCGAATCGATGATCGAGCGAGAGTTCGGGAACCTGTTGATGCAGTTAAAGCGTGCGCGTGCGGACGAGGCCATCGCGGCGATGTACGAGAGTGCCACCCGGATCAAAGATCGGGAGGTGCAGACGGCACTGCACCGGCTCGAAGACCGTGGCAGTGTCTCCGACGAGGAACGAGAGATCGTCGAGTCGATGGCCGACGCCGTCGTCAACCAGTTGCTCTCGGCACCCACCGAGAGTCTGCGCGACGCCGCCGTCGACGACGACTGGGAGACGATCGACACCGCCCTGCGGCTGTTCAACCCGGCCGAAAACGGTGGGGAGCCAGAGCCCACGTCTCGAAACACACCGGTCGAACACGCCCTCGGAGCGGCCGAAGACGACTGA
- the uppS gene encoding polyprenyl diphosphate synthase, whose product MRGWLRRQLGESYERLLRRELGDDERAPAHVAVIQDGNRRYAREAGADTATGYEAGADTTERVLEWCQEVGVEELTLYAFSTENFERPPEQQEVIFDLLCEKLREFADAERVHEEGVCIRAIGDVDRLPDRVQTAIAYAEDRTRDYDDFVLNIALAYGGRNELLSAARSVAREIEGGDLTPDDIDVETIESRLYGRTVRDVDLIIRTGGDERTSNFLPWHANGNEAAVYFCTPYWPAFSRADFLRAVRTYEHRERSWRRTRARRALALLRAMGETELADARSILGRFRDSLPSTERESLDEFEVDSQETAPE is encoded by the coding sequence ATGCGTGGCTGGTTGCGCCGACAGCTGGGTGAGAGTTACGAACGGCTCCTCCGTCGTGAACTGGGTGACGACGAGCGAGCGCCGGCGCACGTCGCGGTTATTCAGGACGGGAACCGTCGGTACGCACGTGAGGCCGGGGCGGACACCGCCACGGGCTACGAGGCCGGTGCCGACACCACCGAACGCGTCCTCGAGTGGTGTCAGGAAGTCGGCGTCGAGGAACTCACTCTGTACGCGTTCTCGACGGAGAACTTCGAGCGCCCGCCCGAACAGCAGGAAGTGATCTTCGATCTCCTCTGTGAGAAGTTACGAGAGTTCGCCGATGCCGAACGCGTCCACGAGGAAGGCGTCTGCATCCGGGCCATCGGCGACGTCGATCGGCTGCCCGACCGCGTTCAGACGGCCATCGCGTACGCGGAGGACCGAACCCGCGACTACGACGACTTCGTCCTCAACATCGCGCTGGCGTACGGCGGTCGGAACGAACTCCTCTCCGCGGCCCGCAGCGTCGCCAGGGAGATCGAAGGCGGTGATCTGACGCCCGACGACATCGACGTGGAGACGATCGAGTCGCGCCTGTACGGCCGCACCGTTCGCGACGTCGACCTCATCATCCGGACCGGCGGTGACGAACGAACCTCGAACTTCCTCCCCTGGCACGCGAACGGCAACGAAGCCGCCGTCTACTTCTGCACACCGTACTGGCCAGCGTTCTCCCGGGCGGACTTCCTCCGTGCGGTCAGAACCTACGAACACCGTGAGCGCTCGTGGCGACGGACTCGCGCCAGGCGTGCCCTCGCCCTTTTGCGCGCGATGGGTGAGACCGAACTCGCGGATGCCCGCTCGATCCTCGGCCGATTTCGTGACTCACTCCCCTCGACCGAACGCGAATCGCTCGACGAGTTCGAGGTGGACTCACAGGAGACCGCTCCGGAATGA
- a CDS encoding molybdopterin biosynthesis protein, producing the protein MDHTDRTDLSPPSAAREAIRDLARSTGTEHVPLDEASGRVLAERIEAGLDVPGFDRAALDGYALRAADTDGAGEGMDSADENELARLALVGTVRAGERPDVSVGEGEAVEISTGAVLPPGADAMVPVEQTERVSADEPSSSGDEEVRVEPILAAGDNVSPAGSDIAAGQRALGPGTRLTPREIGLLAALGTETVAVRSPPRVGIVSTGDELVPPGDPIDGRRGEIYDVNGVAIAAAVEAAGGDPVRYPHVGDDWEAMEAVLRTAADECDLVLSSGSTSAGALDVVYRLVDELGELLLHGVRIKPGKPMLVGRLDGTGYVGLPGYPVSAMTVFRTFVAPAIRAAAGQPAPRTATVTGRMAVDERFAEDRHRLVPVGLIEPATTTDEDSTDSEILEGHAAASSPPLVYPVDRGSGATTSLARADGVVEMPAATDRLAAGERVTVSLFSPSVRPPSLLVVGEDDPTVSRALDDLENPRYLSDGSRPALRSLAAGVPDVAVVAGPIEDGHDGRELTRFTREWGLLVPAGNPDEVAGVADLVDRDLSFVNRTADSGLRRQFDAELAAFASTPGRDRAAVVSAIDGVDIGLPGHESPARRVARGEADVGLGLRDSAGGDLSFVSLGEQPVRLLANPDRVGKLAIDQLIAAIDRRTGP; encoded by the coding sequence ATGGATCACACGGATCGGACCGACCTGTCGCCGCCGTCGGCGGCGCGCGAGGCGATCCGGGACCTCGCCCGTTCTACCGGGACCGAGCACGTTCCGCTCGACGAAGCGAGCGGTCGCGTCCTGGCCGAACGGATCGAGGCCGGCCTCGACGTCCCCGGATTCGACCGAGCCGCGTTAGACGGGTACGCCCTCCGTGCGGCTGATACGGACGGAGCTGGCGAGGGCATGGACAGCGCCGACGAGAACGAACTCGCTCGACTCGCGCTCGTGGGGACGGTTCGTGCGGGTGAGCGCCCCGACGTCTCTGTCGGCGAGGGCGAGGCCGTCGAGATCTCGACCGGTGCGGTGCTCCCTCCCGGCGCCGACGCGATGGTCCCCGTCGAGCAAACCGAGCGCGTCTCGGCTGACGAGCCATCGTCGTCCGGTGACGAGGAGGTCCGCGTCGAACCGATCCTCGCCGCCGGCGACAACGTCTCGCCCGCGGGATCCGACATCGCGGCCGGCCAGCGGGCTCTGGGGCCGGGAACGCGACTCACGCCCCGGGAGATCGGCCTGCTGGCGGCGCTCGGCACCGAGACCGTCGCGGTTCGATCGCCGCCGCGGGTCGGTATCGTCTCGACGGGCGACGAACTGGTCCCACCCGGCGACCCCATCGACGGCCGCCGCGGGGAGATTTACGACGTCAACGGCGTCGCCATCGCCGCGGCCGTGGAGGCGGCCGGTGGCGACCCCGTCAGGTATCCCCACGTCGGCGACGACTGGGAGGCCATGGAGGCCGTCCTCCGGACCGCGGCCGACGAGTGCGATCTCGTCCTCTCGTCGGGGTCGACGAGCGCGGGTGCACTCGACGTCGTCTACCGGCTGGTCGACGAACTCGGCGAACTCCTCCTTCACGGCGTGCGAATAAAGCCCGGGAAGCCGATGCTCGTCGGTCGACTCGACGGGACCGGCTACGTCGGCCTGCCCGGCTACCCCGTCTCCGCGATGACGGTCTTCCGAACGTTCGTCGCCCCCGCGATCAGGGCGGCAGCCGGCCAGCCAGCGCCGCGGACGGCCACGGTGACGGGCCGGATGGCCGTCGACGAACGCTTCGCCGAAGACCGCCACCGACTCGTTCCCGTGGGGCTGATCGAGCCAGCCACGACGACAGACGAGGATAGTACTGACTCCGAAATCCTCGAGGGACACGCGGCCGCCTCGTCGCCACCGCTCGTCTACCCCGTCGATCGCGGTAGCGGCGCGACGACGAGTCTGGCACGGGCCGACGGTGTCGTCGAGATGCCGGCCGCGACGGATCGGCTGGCCGCGGGCGAGCGAGTGACGGTCTCGCTGTTTTCGCCGTCGGTCCGGCCGCCGTCGCTGCTGGTCGTCGGCGAGGACGATCCGACCGTGAGCCGGGCGCTCGACGATCTCGAGAACCCGCGATACCTTTCCGACGGCTCTCGCCCCGCCCTCCGGTCACTCGCTGCAGGGGTTCCGGACGTCGCCGTCGTCGCCGGCCCGATCGAGGATGGACACGACGGTCGGGAGCTAACTCGCTTTACCCGCGAGTGGGGATTGCTCGTCCCGGCAGGGAATCCGGACGAGGTCGCCGGAGTCGCCGATCTGGTCGATCGCGACCTCTCGTTCGTGAATCGGACGGCTGACTCGGGGCTTCGGCGACAGTTCGACGCCGAACTGGCGGCGTTCGCGTCGACGCCGGGACGCGACCGTGCGGCAGTCGTCTCGGCGATCGACGGCGTCGATATCGGGCTTCCCGGTCACGAGAGCCCGGCCAGACGCGTGGCACGTGGGGAGGCCGACGTCGGGCTCGGACTTCGCGACTCGGCGGGGGGCGACCTGTCGTTCGTCTCGCTCGGTGAACAACCCGTCCGCCTGCTCGCGAACCCGGATCGGGTCGGGAAACTGGCGATCGACCAACTGATCGCCGCGATCGATCGTCGAACGGGACCCTGA
- a CDS encoding 4a-hydroxytetrahydrobiopterin dehydratase has translation MADRLSDDEIAEQLPSSWQREGDEIVRVYEFTDYLHGVNFAQMVGEIAEAQFHHPEIIIRFKEVEIRLTTHDEGGITDADIEMAEFIESEQTAQTGGIDDVEL, from the coding sequence ATGGCCGACCGACTCTCTGACGACGAAATCGCCGAACAACTGCCGAGTAGCTGGCAACGGGAGGGTGACGAGATCGTTCGCGTCTACGAGTTCACCGACTACCTCCACGGCGTCAACTTCGCCCAGATGGTGGGCGAAATCGCCGAAGCCCAGTTCCACCATCCCGAGATCATCATCCGCTTCAAAGAGGTCGAAATCCGACTGACGACCCACGACGAAGGTGGAATCACCGACGCAGACATCGAGATGGCCGAGTTCATCGAATCCGAGCAGACCGCCCAGACTGGCGGCATCGACGACGTCGAACTCTGA
- a CDS encoding DUF5778 family protein, with protein sequence MDGVIDEDLYRRTKALLEPGEIELNGAIVHTDYDGQEDVQMMQATIDSGDVIAEAAGYDPADCYVYSGNDDTDFSSNQHQGKTIDGDEFVWECQQLLRKGSFDLVFYYEASADQQAIEDGVRDLGFDVTSVDGTATEE encoded by the coding sequence ATGGATGGCGTTATCGACGAGGACCTCTACCGGCGGACGAAGGCCCTGCTCGAACCCGGCGAGATCGAGTTGAACGGCGCGATCGTCCACACCGACTACGACGGACAGGAAGACGTCCAGATGATGCAGGCGACGATCGATAGCGGCGACGTCATCGCCGAGGCAGCCGGCTACGACCCTGCGGACTGTTACGTCTACTCGGGGAACGACGACACGGACTTCTCCTCGAACCAGCACCAGGGCAAGACCATCGACGGCGACGAGTTCGTCTGGGAGTGCCAGCAACTCCTTCGAAAGGGCAGTTTCGATCTCGTCTTCTACTACGAGGCGAGCGCGGACCAGCAGGCGATCGAAGACGGCGTCCGCGACCTCGGGTTCGACGTGACGAGTGTCGACGGCACCGCTACCGAGGAATGA
- a CDS encoding DUF92 domain-containing protein: MSSTVRRASVVAALGTLSLAVPLFGPLVAGGLAALVAVAGFTVRSGRVFDVLALPADREDGRLNSLLAFVLAVVVLGSLVGATSLPWSIVIGVVVLVGYGDLSEAVAGLYTTDRAVTAAAFCVGGGVAASVGQLLTHALNGGSIPTLAPTAVFLGASGALAAAILRARLPRYDDPLVVVVTGGLCWLLWRLDPSISAPELALALGVMIVLGYLSYALDTASVAGMLAGILLGLLTIVLGGWSWFVVLISFFGIGGLSTKFRYQEKRARGVAEGNDGARGSANVFSNSAIALVAVLGYAASDAGLLAVDSLLFQYAFAGAVATALGDTLSSEIGGVFPSPRLITTLEPVAPGTDGAVTWQGQVAGIAGITIVGAISLWLAAPIGPLGFGVIVAAGTVGILADSLFGATLEGNTLDNGSVNFCATLTGAVVAALLLAPLGIV, translated from the coding sequence GTGTCATCGACCGTTCGGCGAGCGAGCGTCGTCGCGGCACTCGGCACGCTCTCGCTCGCGGTTCCGCTGTTCGGGCCACTCGTCGCGGGCGGACTCGCGGCGCTCGTGGCTGTCGCCGGGTTCACCGTTCGCAGCGGACGCGTGTTCGACGTGCTGGCGCTCCCGGCCGACCGGGAGGACGGTCGACTCAATTCGCTGTTGGCGTTCGTCCTGGCGGTCGTCGTTCTCGGCTCGCTGGTCGGCGCCACCTCACTCCCCTGGTCCATCGTGATCGGCGTCGTCGTCCTCGTCGGGTACGGCGATCTCTCGGAAGCCGTCGCCGGGCTCTACACGACCGATCGGGCGGTTACGGCGGCGGCGTTCTGCGTTGGTGGTGGTGTCGCGGCGAGCGTCGGACAACTTCTCACGCACGCACTGAACGGCGGTTCGATCCCGACTCTCGCCCCGACCGCCGTGTTTCTGGGTGCCAGCGGTGCCCTCGCGGCAGCGATCCTCCGGGCCAGACTCCCCCGATACGACGACCCGCTGGTCGTCGTCGTGACTGGTGGGCTCTGCTGGCTCCTCTGGCGGCTCGACCCGTCGATTTCCGCGCCCGAACTCGCCCTCGCCCTCGGCGTGATGATCGTCCTCGGCTACCTGTCCTACGCGCTCGATACCGCGTCGGTCGCTGGCATGCTCGCCGGCATCCTCCTCGGCCTGTTGACGATCGTTCTCGGCGGCTGGAGCTGGTTCGTCGTGTTGATCTCGTTCTTCGGTATCGGCGGCCTCTCGACGAAGTTCCGCTACCAGGAGAAACGAGCACGCGGTGTCGCCGAAGGGAACGACGGCGCCCGCGGCAGCGCGAACGTCTTCAGCAACTCCGCGATCGCACTCGTCGCCGTGCTTGGCTACGCAGCGAGCGACGCCGGACTCCTCGCCGTCGACTCACTGCTCTTTCAGTACGCGTTCGCGGGAGCGGTCGCCACCGCACTCGGGGACACGCTGTCGAGTGAAATTGGCGGCGTCTTTCCGTCGCCACGCCTGATCACGACGCTCGAACCCGTGGCGCCGGGGACCGACGGCGCCGTCACCTGGCAGGGCCAGGTCGCGGGGATCGCCGGCATCACCATCGTCGGCGCGATCTCGCTCTGGCTCGCCGCCCCGATCGGCCCGCTGGGCTTCGGCGTCATCGTCGCTGCCGGCACCGTCGGCATCCTCGCCGACAGCCTCTTCGGGGCGACGCTCGAGGGAAACACGCTCGATAACGGGAGCGTGAACTTCTGTGCGACGCTTACCGGGGCCGTCGTCGCAGCCCTCCTGCTGGCGCCGCTGGGCATCGTCTAA
- a CDS encoding E3 Ubiquitin ligase produces MRSPSAVIVGTVGTVLGGSWSSAAMITPSVGWPVVLGGVGLVGLLVALGYGLRELRLAHRILRSGTESVLETTEGGYVELRGRVEPADTALEAPFTGTACVACEYAVEEEQASQHGTTWTTIESGSGVVPFHLDDGSGAILVEPEGCQLRLTRDDRIEVDGGTPAPPRIQSYIDRTESVSDENDTLDLRVIEVATGADRRYVEKRLDVGATAHVLGTARYDTTVATEAGQVNAAVGRSPAASAASRVQRLSHRLFGLPFVVSDRSERRLGLTAGAIGLGLVLIACVVLAVGGLLLGAFG; encoded by the coding sequence ATGCGCTCGCCGTCGGCCGTCATCGTGGGGACTGTGGGGACGGTGCTGGGCGGTTCGTGGTCGAGCGCGGCGATGATCACGCCGTCGGTCGGCTGGCCCGTCGTCCTCGGCGGCGTCGGCCTCGTCGGCCTCCTCGTCGCACTCGGGTACGGGCTTCGAGAGCTTCGCCTGGCCCATCGGATCCTCCGGTCGGGGACCGAGTCGGTACTCGAGACGACCGAGGGCGGGTACGTCGAGCTTCGCGGGCGCGTCGAGCCGGCCGACACCGCACTCGAGGCGCCGTTCACCGGGACCGCCTGCGTCGCCTGCGAGTACGCGGTCGAGGAGGAACAGGCCTCCCAGCACGGAACCACCTGGACGACGATCGAGTCGGGGTCCGGCGTCGTTCCCTTCCACCTCGACGACGGATCGGGTGCTATCCTCGTCGAGCCCGAGGGCTGTCAACTGCGACTCACTCGCGACGATCGCATCGAGGTCGACGGCGGAACGCCGGCACCCCCACGGATCCAATCGTACATCGACCGCACCGAGAGCGTCAGCGACGAGAACGACACGCTCGACCTGCGGGTGATCGAGGTCGCGACGGGTGCCGACCGCCGCTACGTCGAGAAGCGCCTCGACGTGGGGGCGACGGCTCACGTCCTCGGCACGGCCCGGTACGACACGACGGTCGCGACCGAGGCCGGCCAGGTCAACGCGGCTGTCGGGCGATCACCGGCCGCATCGGCGGCGAGCCGGGTCCAGCGGCTCAGCCACCGACTGTTCGGCTTGCCGTTCGTCGTCTCCGATCGGAGTGAACGCCGGCTGGGGCTGACTGCCGGCGCCATCGGTCTGGGACTCGTACTCATCGCCTGTGTGGTCCTCGCAGTAGGTGGCTTGCTCCTCGGTGCGTTCGGGTGA
- a CDS encoding undecaprenyl diphosphate synthase family protein, translated as MGLYERYLAARIGRHECDGPDHVALVITERDLLEQGAYETLSAFVEWALRPAERATIYVSVLDEEAIPTLRRELAALEVPVDLAVRGPDDRQPADAPVQIGIGLGGKHEFTNAVTTLATAVDAGELAADEIEDRHVESHLVFPSEPDLVIKTGAERLSDFMIWQSVYSELYFTDVNWRDFRKRDFLRAVLEYCNRSRRYGR; from the coding sequence GTGGGGCTTTACGAACGATACCTCGCCGCTCGGATCGGCCGCCACGAGTGCGACGGCCCCGACCACGTCGCCCTCGTCATCACCGAACGGGATCTGCTGGAACAGGGCGCCTACGAGACGCTCTCCGCGTTCGTCGAGTGGGCACTGCGCCCAGCCGAGCGAGCGACCATCTACGTCAGCGTCCTGGACGAGGAGGCGATCCCGACGCTCAGACGGGAACTCGCGGCTCTCGAGGTGCCAGTCGACCTCGCAGTCCGCGGGCCCGACGACCGGCAGCCGGCCGACGCACCCGTCCAGATCGGGATCGGCCTCGGCGGCAAACACGAGTTCACGAACGCCGTCACGACCCTCGCCACGGCCGTCGACGCCGGGGAACTCGCCGCCGACGAGATCGAAGATCGCCACGTCGAATCCCACCTCGTGTTCCCGAGCGAACCGGATCTGGTCATCAAGACCGGCGCCGAACGGCTCTCCGATTTCATGATCTGGCAGTCGGTGTACTCCGAGCTGTACTTCACCGACGTCAACTGGCGCGATTTCCGCAAGCGGGACTTCCTCCGGGCCGTCCTCGAGTACTGTAATCGCTCCAGGCGCTACGGGCGGTAA
- a CDS encoding HAD family hydrolase, producing the protein MSEGYDYWLLDLDGTLVDVEWSYVREVFDRVGTRLDRPFSDAEAETLWHGLTGSRNRQLRQWGVDPDPFWNVFHDVEDPAIRAEATYLYDDAAFVADLDEPVGLVTHCQSFLTEPILDQLEIADWFDAVCCCTDETGWKPDPTPVEGVVAELADAGGTGTGASNHTSVTSGSGVLAGDGACDVGAAWNAGLDAIHVDRHGPEQRGHCVRGDHRISSFDELDVR; encoded by the coding sequence ATGAGCGAGGGGTACGACTACTGGCTGCTCGATCTGGACGGGACGCTGGTCGACGTCGAGTGGTCGTACGTCCGCGAGGTGTTCGATCGGGTTGGCACTCGCCTGGATCGACCCTTTAGCGACGCGGAGGCCGAAACGCTTTGGCACGGCCTGACCGGGTCGAGAAACCGACAACTCCGCCAGTGGGGCGTCGACCCAGACCCGTTCTGGAACGTCTTCCACGACGTCGAGGATCCGGCGATCAGGGCCGAGGCGACGTATCTCTACGACGATGCGGCGTTCGTCGCCGACCTCGACGAGCCAGTCGGGCTCGTGACCCACTGCCAGTCGTTTCTGACCGAGCCGATTCTCGACCAGCTGGAGATCGCCGACTGGTTCGACGCAGTCTGCTGTTGTACGGACGAGACGGGCTGGAAACCCGACCCGACGCCCGTCGAAGGGGTCGTGGCCGAACTGGCCGACGCCGGCGGGACGGGGACCGGTGCCTCGAACCACACCAGTGTCACGAGCGGCAGCGGCGTCCTGGCCGGTGACGGCGCCTGCGACGTCGGTGCAGCCTGGAACGCCGGGCTGGACGCGATACACGTCGACCGGCACGGGCCGGAACAGCGCGGGCACTGCGTTCGTGGTGACCACCGCATCAGCTCGTTCGACGAACTCGACGTTCGGTGA